Proteins from a genomic interval of Macrobrachium nipponense isolate FS-2020 chromosome 28, ASM1510439v2, whole genome shotgun sequence:
- the LOC135201157 gene encoding uncharacterized protein LOC135201157 produces MICKKTENPVNPAPPKLSVNSTNVSKSNVNSGKSHNDSKGAVSKGDSPVVMTASLGIDHSQTNKISVSTALPTAKVIVSGNGHCSFERALFDSGAQRTFIATELAHKLSLSSIATVALKVKPFGSDAMEVNCNIVRVVVRLGKIRTVINAIAFDRVNARIYSPGLSKSAAFLTSKGIKLADNDLNSDEVNGIELVIGADCYGKLIQNSQICSGIQILNSSGGALIFGPLPSWSYDNVESNEITTSNVCSRIEVEEIPINSCCEVRKLWDLESVCIRQSEISPEERESVKCFKDKVKRFDNKYEVSLPFKDESRPPVNNRIAIGQLNSLLHRFESDPSLYAHYDKIIKDYVQSGFIELIPSGSPIIGHYLPHHAVLKDSETTPIRIVFNASSKAKGELSLNDCLLTGPSLTTKLFDALLSFRTNPVAVISDISKAFLRIGISPDCRDYCRFLWLTDPSDLKSTVTYRFCVVCFGATCSPFLLQQTLLHHLSLHDNPLASSLMKNFYVDNFSKTYKDVSVLMDEYPVINAILEDANMPLQEWVSNDSEFNRTIDVIKERVNVLGLEWYLAQDEMSLMEVNCEYKGPLTKRKVLSVVARMFDPLGLLSPIQVRGKYFLKCLWSNYGWDEPLPESLCSRFDEISKCFRNVESLKFPRFVVHPECSHLHVFCDASNKAYGAVAYVIDFKRSVSNLLVSMCKVAPNPKQTIPRLELTALSLGAKLAGRLMQNDDLRVSSCTLWSDSMVSICWVKNNNSKIPYVRNRVTEMNEFKFPLRYTPSKDNPADILSRGSNSKDLAQNSLWWNGPKWLLTGDYPRSLATETVHVNEILSEPKFVHPPTPLIDIPRYSNLSKLKRIMKSILLFLKCSKGSKFVVNEMKALVLLEQKQHFSTTRMYLCVKNSHGVSMDVKNLCNQLNLFVDEENLVRS; encoded by the coding sequence ATGATTTgtaagaaaacagaaaaccctGTTAATCCTGCTCCACCAAAGTTGAGTGTAAATAGTACTAATGTTAGTAAATCAAATGTTAATTCTGGGAAATCTCATAATGATTCTAAAGGTGCTGTTAGTAAAGGTGATTCCCCAGTAGTTATGACTGCTTCTTTGGGAATTGATCATTCTCAGACTAATAAGATTTCTGTTTCGACTGCTCTTCCTACTGCTAAGGTAATTGTGTCAGGAAATGGACATTGTTCCTTTGAGAGAGCACTCTTTGATTCTGGTGCGCAAAGAACGTTTATTGCAACGGAATTAGCCCATAAACTTAGTCTATCGTCCATAGCAACAGTAGCCTTAAAGGTAAAACCATTTGGCAGTGATGCCATGGAAGTTAATTGTAATATAGTAAGAGTTGTGGTGAGACTAGGTAAGATTCGTACTGTCATTAATGCCATTGCATTCGATAGAGTTAATGCCAGAATTTATTCTCCAGGATTGAGTAAGTCAGCTGCATTCTTGACGAGTAAAGGCATAAAATTAGcagataatgatttaaattcaGATGAAGTTAATGGTATAGAATTAGTCATTGGAGCTGATTGCTATGGAAAATTAATTCAGAACAGTCAAATTTGCTCTGGAATACAGATATTGAATAGTTCTGGTGGTGCACTAATTTTTGGACCTCTTCCTAGTTGGTCTTATGACAATGTAGAATCTAATGAGATTACTACATCAAATGTATGTTCAAGAATAGAAGTAGAGGAAATCCCTATTAATTCTTGTTGTGAAGTCAGAAAATTATGGGATTTAGAAAGTGTTTGTATTCGTCAATCTGAAATTAGTCCTGAAGAAAGAGAATCAGTTAAGTGTTTTAAGGataaagtaaaaaggtttgacaATAAATATGAAGTGTCCTTACCATTTAAAGATGAAAGTAGACCGCCTGTTAACAACAGAATAGCCATTGGTCAATTAAATTCCCTGTTACATAGATTCGAATCTGACCCCTCCTTGTATGCTCATTATGATAAGATTATCAAAGATTACGTTCAGTCTGGGTTTATAGAATTAATTCCTTCAGGCTCCCCTATTATAGGGCATTATTTACCCCACCATGCTGTACTGAAGGATTCAGAAACAACTCCCATTCGAATAGTTTTTAATGCTTCTTCAAAGGCTAAAGGAGAACTCTCCTTAAATGATTGTTTATTAACTGGTCCCTCATTAACTACTAAACTTTTCGATGCCCTGTTGAGTTTCCGTACAAACCCAGTAGCTGTGATTTCAGATATCAGTAAAGCCTTTTTAAGGATAGGCATTTCACCTGACTGCCGTGATTATTGCAGATTTCTATGGCTAACTGATCCTTCCGATTTGAAGTCTACTGTAACTTACCGGTTTTGTGTAGTTTGTTTTGGAGCTACATGCTCCCCCTTTCTCTTGCAGCAAACCCTCTTGCATCATTTATCTCTACATGATAATCCCCTTGCATCATCTCTGATGAAGAATTTCTATGTAGATAATTTTAGTAAAACCTACAAGGATGTGTCAGTCTTGATGGATGAATATCCAGTAATAAATGCGATTCTTGAAGACGCTAATATGCCTCTACAAGAATGGGTTAGTAATGATTCAGAGTTTAACAGAACCATAGATGTTATCAAAGAAAGAGTAAACGTTTTGGGTTTAGAGTGGTATCTAGCACAAGATGAGATGTCACTGATGGAAGTAAATTGCGAGTATAAAGGACCTTTAACCAAACGAAAGGTTTTATCAGTAGTAGCTCGGATGTTTGATCCTCTAGGATTATTGTCACCTATACAGGTgagaggtaaatattttcttaaatgtttgtGGAGTAACTACGGATGGGATGAACCTTTGCCAGAATCATTATGTTCAAGGTTTGATGAAATTTCCAAGTGTTTTAGAAATGTAGAAAGTTTAAAGTTTCCTAGGTTTGTTGTACATCCTGAATGTTCCCACTTACATGTATTTTGTGATGCCTCTAACAAGGCATATGGAGCTGTTGCCTATGTGATTGATTTCAAGAGAAGTGTAAGCAATTTACTGGTCAGTATGTGTAAAGTGGCACCAAACCCTAAACAGACTATTCCGCGTTTGGAATTGACAGCCTTGTCCTTGGGTGCGAAACTTGCTGGAAGATTAATGCAGAATGATGATTTAAGAGTGAGTTCTTGCACTCTCTGGAGTGACTCCATGGTTTCTATTTGTTGGGTGAagaacaataatagtaaaattcCTTATGTACGAAACAGAGTCACTGAAATGAATGAATTCAAGTTTCCTCTACGGTATACCCCCTCTAAGGATAATCCAGCTGATATTCTATCCAGAGGTAGTAATAGTAAAGATTTAGCGCAAAATTCCTTATGGTGGAATGGCCCTAAATGGCTTTTAACTGGTGATTATCCCCGATCTTTAGCTACAGAAACTGTGCATGTTAATGAAATTCTTTCAGAACCTAAGTTTGTTCACCCTCCAACCCCATTAATTGACATCCCACGTTATAGTAATTTAAGTAAGCTTAAACGTATCATGAAGTCAATATTGCTTTTCCTTAAGTGCAGTAAAGGGTCTAAGTTTGTTGTTAACGAAATGAAAGCACTTGTCCTCCTTGAACAGAAGCAACATTTTTCTACTACCAGAATGTACCTCTGTGTTAAGAATTCACATGGAGTGTCCATGGATGTTAAGAACTTGTGTAATCAGTTAAACTTATTTGTTGATGAAGAAAATCTAGTTAGGTCTTAG